One genomic region from Streptomyces sp. NBC_01431 encodes:
- a CDS encoding ABC transporter substrate-binding protein, which translates to MSIHRSVAIRTAVGLGAALSLTVLSACGGGGSGAGSATDGKIEGEIKFQTWNLRANFKDYFEGVIKDFEKANPGTKVKWVDQPADNYADKLSADASAGTLPDVVNLSPDLAYPLAKAGTLLNLDKDKVAGTFKPEYLDGAWQGFDMPGLDGSYAFPWYLNTGPLFYNKSMFKDAGLDPDKAPKTFDDLFADAAQLAKKGKATLAQPPTVEDFGRYGVDIMSKDGKRFTFNDAKGVGFLTKYQEMFKEGGLHQQALTLTAETAGQKFLQQEFAMNPGSAHDLDTFKKNAPTLYNSLGITDVPTNTGKQNMYLQGLSVNSQSKNAATALAFAHFVTDQKNQEDFGHKVAVFPSTKGSLDKEYWTRADGTEEGKIRVASARMLPTAVNYTPVLFSDEMKTILRNEIAKCLQGKESPKEALDGAAEQMTKLIQQK; encoded by the coding sequence ATGTCCATTCATCGCAGTGTCGCGATCCGGACGGCCGTCGGTCTCGGCGCGGCCCTCTCGCTCACCGTGCTCAGCGCGTGCGGCGGCGGTGGGAGCGGTGCGGGTTCCGCCACCGACGGGAAGATCGAGGGCGAGATCAAGTTCCAGACCTGGAACCTCCGCGCCAACTTCAAGGACTACTTCGAAGGCGTCATCAAGGACTTCGAGAAGGCTAACCCCGGCACGAAGGTGAAGTGGGTGGACCAGCCCGCCGACAACTACGCCGACAAGCTGAGCGCCGACGCCTCCGCCGGCACCCTCCCCGATGTCGTGAACCTCTCCCCGGACCTCGCCTATCCGCTGGCCAAGGCAGGCACCCTGCTCAATCTCGACAAGGACAAGGTCGCGGGCACATTCAAGCCCGAATACCTGGACGGCGCCTGGCAGGGCTTCGACATGCCGGGACTCGACGGCTCGTACGCCTTCCCCTGGTACCTGAACACCGGCCCGCTCTTCTACAACAAGTCCATGTTCAAGGACGCCGGACTCGACCCCGACAAGGCGCCGAAGACCTTCGACGACCTCTTCGCGGACGCCGCCCAGCTGGCGAAGAAGGGCAAGGCGACGCTCGCCCAGCCGCCGACCGTCGAGGACTTCGGGCGGTACGGCGTCGACATCATGAGCAAGGACGGGAAGCGGTTCACGTTCAATGACGCCAAGGGCGTCGGGTTCCTGACGAAGTATCAGGAGATGTTCAAGGAGGGTGGGCTCCACCAGCAGGCGCTGACGCTGACCGCCGAGACCGCCGGGCAGAAGTTCCTCCAGCAGGAGTTCGCCATGAACCCCGGCAGCGCCCACGACCTGGACACCTTCAAGAAGAACGCGCCCACGCTCTACAACAGCCTCGGCATCACCGACGTACCGACCAACACCGGCAAGCAGAACATGTACTTGCAGGGCCTGTCGGTCAACTCGCAGAGCAAGAACGCCGCGACCGCGCTCGCCTTCGCGCACTTCGTCACCGACCAGAAGAACCAGGAGGACTTCGGCCACAAGGTCGCCGTCTTCCCCAGCACCAAGGGCTCGCTCGACAAGGAGTACTGGACCAGGGCCGACGGCACGGAGGAGGGCAAGATCCGGGTCGCCTCCGCCAGGATGCTGCCGACCGCCGTCAACTACACACCCGTCCTCTTCAGCGACGAGATGAAGACGATCCTGCGCAACGAGATCGCCAAGTGCCTCCAGGGCAAGGAGTCCCCGAAGGAGGCCCTGGACGGCGCGGCGGAGCAGATGACCAAGCTGATCCAGCAGAAGTGA
- a CDS encoding LacI family DNA-binding transcriptional regulator, with protein sequence MSEIENDASPPRRPTMKDVAREAGVSTSAVSFALNNRPGVSDSTRRRVIRVADRLGWRPSSAARALSGENAGAVGMVLARPADSLGVESFFLQLVSGIQASLAPRDHALVFQMVEDVQAECELYRRWWAEGRVDGVIVVDPRVSDPRPETLAVLGLPAVIIGGMEAPGNPDAPQLPRQARLSNIWADDAGAMDLIVRHLYALGHRRIAHIAGTPGFAHTARRIASLRAAARRLGLENAVSVTTDFTDRQGAKAARRLFSGPIPPTALICDNEVMAVAAVSVAAERGLLIPRDVSVVSWEDSVICHTLHPQLTALVRKADEFGERAASQLLSLLDGATPGQIQDPLPRLQPRESTGPPPA encoded by the coding sequence ATGAGCGAGATCGAAAACGATGCGTCGCCGCCCCGCCGCCCGACCATGAAGGACGTGGCCAGGGAGGCGGGCGTCTCCACGAGCGCCGTCTCCTTCGCCCTCAACAACCGGCCCGGGGTGTCCGATTCGACCCGCCGCCGGGTGATACGGGTGGCCGACCGGCTGGGCTGGCGGCCCAGTTCGGCCGCCCGCGCGCTGTCCGGCGAGAACGCGGGCGCGGTCGGCATGGTGCTCGCCCGCCCGGCGGACAGCCTGGGCGTGGAGTCGTTCTTCCTCCAGCTCGTGTCCGGCATCCAGGCGAGCCTCGCCCCGCGCGACCACGCGCTGGTCTTCCAGATGGTCGAGGACGTGCAGGCGGAGTGCGAGCTGTACCGGCGCTGGTGGGCGGAGGGCCGCGTCGACGGGGTGATCGTGGTGGACCCGAGGGTCTCGGACCCGCGGCCCGAGACCCTGGCGGTCCTCGGCCTGCCCGCCGTGATCATCGGCGGCATGGAGGCCCCCGGCAACCCCGACGCACCCCAACTCCCGCGCCAGGCACGGCTGTCCAACATCTGGGCGGACGACGCGGGCGCGATGGATCTGATCGTCCGCCACCTGTACGCGCTCGGCCATCGCCGCATCGCCCACATCGCCGGCACGCCGGGCTTCGCCCACACGGCCCGCAGGATCGCCTCACTGCGCGCCGCCGCTCGCCGCCTCGGCCTGGAGAACGCGGTCTCCGTGACCACGGACTTCACGGACCGCCAGGGGGCGAAGGCGGCGCGGCGGTTGTTCTCGGGGCCGATCCCGCCCACCGCGCTCATCTGCGACAACGAGGTGATGGCGGTGGCGGCGGTGAGCGTGGCGGCCGAGCGCGGACTCCTCATCCCCCGGGACGTCTCGGTGGTGTCCTGGGAGGACTCGGTGATCTGCCACACGCTGCACCCCCAACTCACCGCGCTGGTAAGGAAGGCGGACGAGTTCGGCGAGCGTGCGGCCTCGCAGCTCCTGTCCCTCCTGGACGGCGCCACCCCCGGCCAGATCCAGGACCCGCTGCCCAGATTGCAACCCCGCGAAAGCACGGGGCCGCCGCCGGCCTAG
- a CDS encoding helix-turn-helix domain-containing protein, whose protein sequence is MVNRRELDPDQSPSARFGQRLRALRDARGWTQDELGERMGFSGTHISAVETNRRPPTPRFAASADKALGTGDQLERQGRAVWHTAILEGFPEYVAQEVRAAEMRLFELGIIPGLLQTPEYAAAITTGAVRRGAITEHQAEERLSLLARRQASLERTPAPLVYVVLDESCVRRTVGGTRVMRAQLDRLIGFAELPSTVLQVAPYDLGERRAFDLPVTLLTLPDRAHVAYAESAQQGRLERDMRFVQPLLTAYHQLQAEALSQAASVAVIEEARKGTP, encoded by the coding sequence ATGGTGAATCGCAGGGAGCTGGACCCCGACCAGTCACCCAGCGCCCGCTTCGGCCAGCGCCTACGCGCCTTGCGGGACGCACGCGGCTGGACACAGGACGAACTGGGCGAGCGCATGGGGTTCTCCGGGACACACATTTCCGCAGTCGAAACCAATCGGCGGCCGCCAACTCCTCGCTTCGCGGCGAGCGCTGACAAGGCGCTGGGGACGGGCGATCAGCTCGAACGGCAGGGCCGGGCCGTGTGGCACACCGCGATACTGGAAGGGTTCCCGGAGTACGTCGCCCAAGAGGTGCGCGCGGCGGAAATGCGCCTCTTCGAACTGGGAATCATCCCGGGGCTGCTCCAGACACCCGAGTACGCCGCCGCCATCACCACGGGCGCCGTGCGGCGCGGGGCGATCACAGAACATCAGGCCGAGGAACGGCTGTCGCTCCTGGCTCGGCGGCAGGCGTCCCTGGAGCGGACTCCCGCTCCCCTGGTGTACGTGGTGCTCGACGAAAGTTGCGTACGGCGCACGGTGGGCGGAACTCGCGTCATGAGGGCTCAACTGGACAGGCTCATCGGCTTCGCCGAACTGCCCTCGACGGTATTGCAGGTGGCCCCTTACGATCTCGGCGAACGGCGCGCCTTCGACCTGCCCGTAACGCTGCTGACCCTTCCGGACCGTGCCCATGTCGCGTACGCCGAGTCCGCTCAACAGGGCCGCCTGGAGCGCGATATGCGGTTCGTACAGCCACTGTTGACGGCCTACCATCAGCTACAGGCCGAAGCACTGTCGCAGGCGGCATCCGTGGCCGTGATCGAAGAGGCACGAAAGGGCACACCGTGA
- a CDS encoding DUF397 domain-containing protein produces MTTTDTPRWFTSSYSSNGGQCVEVAANLAGSHGVVPVRDSKNPDGPTLTLSAAAFTALIEFARRADA; encoded by the coding sequence GTGACGACGACCGACACCCCTCGCTGGTTCACATCCTCTTACAGCAGCAACGGCGGCCAGTGCGTCGAGGTCGCCGCCAACCTCGCCGGCTCACACGGCGTGGTCCCCGTCCGGGACAGCAAGAACCCGGACGGCCCGACACTCACCCTCTCCGCGGCGGCCTTCACCGCACTCATAGAGTTCGCCAGGCGTGCCGACGCCTAG